A DNA window from Sulfitobacter noctilucicola contains the following coding sequences:
- the eno gene encoding phosphopyruvate hydratase, translated as MSTIIDIHAREILDSRGNPTVEVDVILEDGTMGRAAVPSGASTGAYEAVERRDGDKARYKGKGVLEACAAVNGEIAEALVGIDATEQVEIDAIMIELDGTDNKARLGANAILGVSLASAKAAADYCTQPLFRYVGGTSARVLPVPMMNIINGGEHADNPIDIQEFMIMPVAADNIRDAVRMGAEVFHTLKGELSAAGLSTGIGDEGGFAPNISSTRDALDFILKSIEKAGYKPGDDMYLALDCAATEYYKDGKYEFSGENKSLTSTENVDYLAALVADYPIISIEDGMSEDDWDGWKALTDKLGDKVQLVGDDLFVTNPARLAEGIKRGSANSMLVKVNQIGTLTETLKAVDMAHRAGFTNVMSHRSGETEDATIADLAVATNCGQIKTGSLARSDRLAKYNQLIRIEEMLGETAEYAGRSILK; from the coding sequence ATGAGCACCATCATCGACATCCACGCCCGCGAAATCCTCGACAGCCGCGGCAATCCGACTGTCGAAGTCGACGTGATCCTCGAAGACGGCACAATGGGACGCGCTGCGGTGCCATCCGGTGCGTCTACAGGTGCCTATGAAGCGGTAGAGCGGCGCGATGGCGACAAGGCCCGCTACAAAGGTAAAGGCGTGCTCGAGGCCTGTGCCGCAGTCAACGGCGAAATTGCCGAAGCGCTTGTCGGCATCGACGCAACCGAACAGGTCGAGATCGACGCGATCATGATCGAGCTGGACGGCACCGATAACAAGGCACGTTTGGGCGCAAATGCGATCCTTGGTGTCTCCCTCGCGTCTGCTAAGGCGGCGGCCGACTACTGCACACAACCGCTGTTTCGCTATGTTGGAGGCACCTCTGCCCGCGTCCTGCCCGTCCCGATGATGAACATCATCAATGGCGGCGAACACGCGGACAATCCGATCGACATTCAGGAATTCATGATTATGCCAGTGGCAGCGGACAACATCCGCGACGCCGTGCGTATGGGTGCCGAAGTATTTCACACCCTGAAAGGCGAGCTGTCAGCGGCAGGCCTGTCGACAGGTATCGGCGATGAAGGCGGGTTCGCACCAAACATCAGCTCTACCCGAGATGCACTTGATTTCATTCTGAAATCCATCGAAAAAGCCGGATACAAGCCGGGCGATGATATGTATCTCGCGCTCGATTGTGCGGCGACTGAATACTACAAAGACGGAAAATACGAATTTTCCGGCGAAAACAAGAGTCTGACCAGCACAGAGAATGTGGATTACCTTGCGGCACTGGTAGCGGATTACCCCATTATCTCTATCGAAGACGGCATGTCCGAAGATGACTGGGACGGCTGGAAAGCACTGACCGACAAGTTGGGCGATAAAGTACAACTGGTGGGCGACGATCTGTTTGTAACCAACCCCGCGCGTCTGGCCGAAGGCATCAAGCGCGGCTCTGCCAACTCGATGCTGGTGAAGGTCAACCAGATTGGCACATTGACAGAAACCCTCAAGGCCGTGGACATGGCGCACCGCGCCGGTTTCACCAACGTGATGTCACACCGTTCGGGCGAAACAGAAGATGCGACGATTGCGGACCTTGCCGTGGCAACAAACTGCGGCCAGATCAAAACCGGCTCGCTTGCGCGCTCTGACAGGCTGGCAAAGTACAACCAGCTGATCCGCATCGAGGAAATGCTGGGCGAGACGGCGGAATATGCCGGACGCAGCATCCTGAAATAA
- a CDS encoding DMT family transporter, whose protein sequence is MDNIRGAVLMVLAMLGFAIEDSFIKLLSDTVSVGQILVMLGIGGSLAFGAVVLMQGRALFSRDMLSLPIGLRALGEMVGTVAFVSAISLTPISSASAILQATPLVVTLGAALFLAEPVGWRRWSAICVGLFGVLLIIRPGMDSFQPLSLLAVIGVFMLALRDLATRRTPATFSTMQLSFLGFVVLIPAGSALMAASGSLVVLPGGVQWLFFLGALFIGLFAYYGIVAAMRVGEVSFVTPFRYSRLVFALVIGVTIFDESPDALTLIGAFIIVASGIYTVWRERRLAVPA, encoded by the coding sequence ATGGACAATATTCGCGGCGCTGTGCTGATGGTGCTGGCCATGCTTGGCTTTGCCATAGAGGATTCGTTTATCAAGTTGCTGTCCGACACGGTGAGCGTTGGCCAGATCCTTGTTATGTTGGGTATCGGCGGATCACTTGCCTTTGGCGCGGTTGTGCTGATGCAAGGCAGAGCCCTCTTCTCGCGCGATATGCTTTCGTTACCGATTGGCTTGCGGGCACTGGGCGAAATGGTCGGCACAGTGGCCTTTGTTTCCGCCATCTCGCTCACTCCGATTTCGAGCGCCTCTGCGATTTTGCAGGCCACACCGCTGGTCGTGACATTGGGCGCTGCCCTGTTTCTTGCCGAACCCGTTGGCTGGCGGCGATGGAGCGCCATCTGCGTGGGTCTTTTTGGTGTCCTGCTTATTATCCGTCCGGGCATGGACAGTTTCCAGCCGCTCTCCCTTCTGGCTGTGATCGGCGTCTTCATGCTGGCTCTGCGTGATCTGGCAACGCGGCGCACGCCCGCGACCTTTTCCACAATGCAGCTCAGCTTTCTGGGGTTTGTCGTGCTGATCCCCGCCGGGTCCGCATTGATGGCAGCCTCTGGCAGCCTGGTCGTGCTGCCCGGTGGCGTGCAATGGCTGTTCTTTCTGGGCGCGCTGTTTATCGGGCTTTTCGCCTACTACGGGATCGTCGCAGCCATGCGCGTGGGCGAGGTGAGCTTTGTGACCCCTTTCCGGTACTCGCGTCTGGTTTTTGCACTGGTGATCGGTGTCACGATCTTTGACGAATCTCCCGACGCGCTGACACTGATTGGTGCATTCATCATCGTAGCCTCCGGCATCTATACCGTCTGGCGCGAACGCAGGCTTGCAGTTCCCGCCTAA
- a CDS encoding Fur family transcriptional regulator, whose amino-acid sequence MPKTIITRCEDMGLRMTGQRRIIAQVIEDSEDHPDVEELYTRASGRDAAISIATVYRTVKLFEEAGILDKLEFGDGRARYEDAERDHHDHLIDLNSGAVIEFVDPEIEALQEKIAAKLGYELRGHRLELYGVPSKKPGE is encoded by the coding sequence ATGCCGAAAACCATCATCACCCGCTGCGAAGACATGGGACTGCGCATGACAGGTCAGCGCCGCATCATTGCGCAAGTCATTGAGGACAGCGAAGACCACCCCGATGTCGAAGAGTTATATACTCGCGCTTCGGGCCGTGATGCTGCGATTTCGATCGCGACGGTCTACCGCACCGTGAAACTGTTTGAAGAAGCCGGTATTCTCGACAAGCTGGAATTCGGCGACGGACGTGCACGATATGAAGATGCAGAGCGCGATCACCATGACCATCTGATTGATCTCAATTCCGGTGCCGTGATCGAATTTGTAGATCCCGAGATCGAAGCACTACAGGAAAAGATCGCGGCAAAACTGGGTTATGAACTGCGCGGACACCGGCTAGAACTCTACGGTGTGCCGTCCAAGAAACCGGGCGAATAG
- a CDS encoding DEAD/DEAH box helicase has protein sequence MSDFDMMGLPAKLVARLHEMGLKDPTPIQKQAIPHALNGRDVMGLAQTGTGKTAAFGVPLVAQMLEDPQRPAPKHVRALVLAPTRELAQQIMQNLKGFCEGTPLKAQMVVGGQSINPQINRLSKGVDMLVATPGRLLDLLDRKAVRLDATTFLVLDEADQMLDMGFIHDLRKISAMIPKKRQTMLFSATMPKLMNEIANSYLNSPIRIEVSPPGKAADKVTQEVHFIAKAEKTSLLIELMTKHKGERALVFGRTKHGSEKLMKTLVKAGFDAASIHGNKSQGQRDRAIAGFKSGEITVLVATDVAARGLDIPDVKHVYNYDLPNVPDNYVHRIGRTARAGKDGAAVAFCAPDEMGEFIAIQKVMKIRIPVASGRAWEGDEIEEKPKQQRGRGRGGRPGGGGGGRPSGGGGGGQAAGKPGGGRRRRRGGGGGKSGGQQAA, from the coding sequence ATGAGCGATTTCGATATGATGGGCCTGCCCGCCAAACTGGTGGCACGGCTGCATGAAATGGGTCTGAAAGACCCGACACCGATCCAGAAACAAGCCATTCCCCACGCCCTGAACGGCCGTGATGTGATGGGTCTGGCCCAAACAGGTACCGGTAAAACGGCGGCCTTTGGCGTGCCGCTGGTGGCACAGATGCTGGAAGACCCGCAGCGGCCCGCACCAAAACACGTACGTGCACTGGTCTTGGCGCCGACCCGTGAGTTGGCACAACAGATTATGCAAAACCTCAAAGGTTTCTGCGAAGGCACGCCGTTGAAGGCGCAGATGGTTGTGGGTGGCCAGTCTATTAATCCGCAGATCAACCGGCTGTCCAAGGGCGTCGATATGCTGGTGGCGACACCTGGCCGTTTGCTTGATCTGTTGGACCGTAAGGCTGTGCGGCTTGATGCGACCACTTTCCTTGTGCTCGACGAAGCGGACCAGATGCTCGACATGGGCTTTATCCATGACCTGCGGAAAATTTCGGCGATGATCCCCAAGAAGCGACAGACGATGCTATTCTCCGCCACAATGCCCAAGCTGATGAACGAGATCGCCAACAGCTATCTCAACAGCCCGATCCGCATCGAAGTCTCGCCTCCGGGCAAGGCTGCGGACAAGGTGACGCAAGAAGTGCACTTTATCGCCAAGGCAGAGAAAACATCCCTGTTGATCGAGCTGATGACCAAGCACAAAGGCGAGCGGGCGCTGGTCTTTGGCCGCACCAAGCATGGCTCCGAAAAGCTGATGAAGACGCTGGTAAAGGCGGGATTTGATGCCGCCTCCATCCATGGCAACAAAAGCCAGGGCCAGCGGGATCGCGCTATCGCAGGCTTCAAATCGGGCGAGATCACCGTGCTGGTGGCCACTGATGTGGCGGCGCGGGGGTTGGATATCCCTGATGTAAAACACGTCTATAACTATGATCTGCCAAATGTGCCGGACAACTATGTCCACCGGATCGGTCGGACTGCACGTGCCGGTAAAGACGGTGCTGCCGTGGCATTCTGCGCGCCGGACGAGATGGGCGAATTTATCGCGATCCAGAAGGTAATGAAAATCCGTATTCCCGTGGCCTCCGGCCGTGCATGGGAAGGGGACGAGATCGAAGAGAAGCCAAAGCAGCAGCGTGGCCGTGGTCGCGGTGGCAGACCCGGTGGCGGTGGTGGCGGACGTCCGTCCGGTGGCGGCGGTGGCGGTCAGGCCGCAGGCAAGCCCGGCGGCGGGCGCAGACGCCGGCGCGGTGGCGGCGGTGGCAAATCAGGCGGACAGCAAGCCGCTTGA
- a CDS encoding tellurite resistance TerB family protein produces the protein MSLMKTLAKVAVGVAVAKGASAMMKNSGGGASSGGGLGGLLGGLAGASGGARTAGGAQGGGLQDMLGGLLGGAGGSAGGAPGGLGGMLEQLGGGSGGSTGGGLGGLLGGLAGAAGGGGLLGGLTGAMNNRPQTNDQSFGAVLNSQFDATPEPEIEPSQEQEAAAGLMLAAMIQAAKSDGTFDDAEKKKLLDQLGDVNQEEAAFVQAQLQAPVDVDALVRETPAGMGPQIYAMSVLGIDLDTQKEAQYLHQLAQGYGMKAAEVNEIHAQMGVPSLYT, from the coding sequence ATGAGTTTGATGAAAACACTGGCCAAAGTGGCTGTAGGCGTGGCCGTTGCTAAAGGGGCAAGCGCCATGATGAAGAATTCCGGCGGCGGCGCAAGCAGCGGCGGCGGTCTGGGTGGATTACTGGGTGGTCTGGCTGGTGCCTCAGGTGGCGCACGCACGGCGGGTGGCGCACAAGGTGGCGGTTTGCAGGATATGCTTGGCGGCCTTTTGGGCGGTGCCGGTGGCAGCGCTGGCGGTGCGCCGGGCGGTCTGGGCGGTATGTTGGAGCAACTGGGCGGTGGTTCAGGTGGCAGCACGGGCGGCGGTCTGGGTGGACTTCTCGGCGGATTGGCCGGTGCAGCAGGCGGCGGTGGTCTTTTGGGTGGCCTGACCGGTGCGATGAACAATCGCCCCCAGACCAACGACCAGAGCTTTGGTGCCGTGCTGAATTCACAGTTCGACGCAACACCGGAGCCTGAGATCGAGCCTTCTCAGGAACAGGAAGCTGCCGCAGGACTTATGCTGGCTGCGATGATCCAGGCGGCAAAGTCTGACGGAACCTTTGATGATGCAGAAAAGAAAAAGCTGCTTGATCAACTTGGTGACGTGAATCAGGAAGAAGCGGCTTTTGTACAGGCGCAGCTGCAGGCCCCTGTAGATGTCGACGCCTTGGTGCGCGAAACGCCAGCAGGCATGGGTCCGCAGATTTACGCCATGTCCGTCTTGGGTATCGACCTTGATACCCAGAAAGAGGCGCAGTACCTGCACCAGCTTGCGCAAGGCTATGGCATGAAAGCAGCGGAAGTGAATGAAATTCACGCACAGATGGGCGTGCCGTCGCTCTACACCTAA
- a CDS encoding DMT family transporter: MERKDHMDAFGAAALIAFALHLAFNQVVIKVTSGGFAPVFQAGLRSVGAVVVLLIWMRLRGISFGIPRNALVGGIVSGLLFTFEFLFLYSALDISTVSRSSVIFYTMPVWLSLMAHFLFPGERLTIAKSVGLLLAMGGVVIALADRGGGQVSWAGDLMALASAFCWAGIVLCVRLTPLSAVPPAQQLLFQVVISAPILLGLSVFLGPMMRDVAAIHVAGLLFQIVAVASLGFLVWFWLMSIYPASSVASFSFLSPVASVIMGWLLLSEDVAPSVWGALVLVATGIYLINRKPRNAG, from the coding sequence GTGGAACGCAAAGATCATATGGACGCTTTTGGCGCTGCTGCGTTGATCGCCTTTGCCTTGCATCTCGCCTTTAATCAGGTGGTGATCAAGGTGACGTCGGGCGGCTTTGCACCGGTCTTTCAGGCGGGGTTACGCTCTGTCGGGGCGGTCGTTGTCCTGCTGATCTGGATGCGCTTGCGCGGTATCAGCTTTGGCATTCCGCGCAATGCTTTGGTCGGCGGCATCGTTTCGGGCCTCCTGTTTACCTTCGAATTCTTGTTCCTCTACTCGGCGCTGGATATTTCTACGGTGAGCCGGTCATCGGTCATCTTTTATACAATGCCGGTATGGTTGTCGCTGATGGCGCACTTCCTGTTTCCGGGTGAACGTTTGACGATTGCCAAGTCTGTCGGATTGCTGTTGGCGATGGGAGGGGTGGTGATCGCGTTGGCTGATCGCGGTGGCGGACAGGTCAGTTGGGCTGGTGATCTGATGGCGCTGGCATCGGCATTCTGCTGGGCGGGTATTGTGCTTTGCGTGCGTCTGACGCCCTTGTCAGCGGTGCCGCCTGCGCAGCAACTTCTGTTTCAGGTTGTCATTTCAGCGCCGATATTGTTGGGGCTGTCCGTTTTTCTGGGACCAATGATGCGTGATGTTGCTGCGATCCATGTCGCAGGTTTGCTGTTTCAGATCGTGGCAGTGGCCAGTCTCGGATTTCTGGTTTGGTTCTGGCTTATGTCGATCTATCCGGCATCATCGGTCGCGTCGTTCAGCTTTCTATCGCCTGTGGCCTCAGTCATCATGGGATGGCTGCTGCTGTCCGAGGACGTGGCCCCATCGGTCTGGGGGGCGCTCGTGCTGGTGGCGACGGGGATTTACCTGATCAACCGCAAGCCGCGCAATGCAGGTTAG
- a CDS encoding protein adenylyltransferase SelO: MHIPFDNSYAALPDAFYTRIEPTSVSQPKLLAFNDDLSKLLGIETGDLTEAAAVFGGNKVPQGAAPLAQLYAGHQFGNFNPQLGDGRAILLGEVIGTDGIRRDIQLKGSGPTPYSRMGDGRAWLGPVLREYVVSEAMHTLGIPTTRALAAVSTGEDIWREQGALPGAILTRVAKSHLRVGTFQVFAHRGEVDHLKTLTDYAIQRHYPDASGPMDLLRAVCAAQADLVTRWMSVGFIHGVMNTDNCAISGETIDYGPCAFMDAFAQNRVFSSIDAQGRYAFGEQPGIAVWNMAQLATSLIQQMDDKEAAVEEATEIVHAMPHLLEQGWLKRFAAKIGIDAPKDGDTGLIEEVLGLMQTDGADFANTFYALCKGDAKDQFANREAYEVWEEKWKVRLNSAPNAQAVMQSANPAIIPRNHRIEQMIDAAVAGDMAPFERLMKALATPYDLTDPNLARPPSQQEIVPATFCGT, translated from the coding sequence ATGCATATTCCTTTCGACAATAGCTATGCCGCTTTGCCCGATGCGTTCTATACACGAATTGAACCCACTTCAGTGTCACAGCCCAAGCTGTTGGCTTTCAACGATGATCTCTCCAAACTACTAGGTATCGAAACTGGTGATTTGACCGAAGCTGCTGCTGTTTTTGGCGGTAACAAAGTACCCCAAGGCGCAGCACCGCTCGCACAACTTTATGCGGGGCACCAGTTTGGCAACTTTAACCCACAGCTTGGCGACGGCCGTGCTATTCTGTTGGGTGAAGTGATCGGCACCGACGGCATCCGCCGCGATATTCAACTGAAAGGCTCCGGTCCCACCCCCTATTCACGGATGGGCGACGGACGTGCGTGGCTTGGTCCGGTGCTGCGGGAATACGTCGTGTCCGAGGCGATGCATACGCTTGGCATTCCAACCACCCGAGCGCTGGCGGCGGTCAGCACGGGAGAAGACATCTGGCGCGAACAAGGAGCCTTGCCCGGGGCAATTCTGACCCGCGTCGCCAAAAGCCATCTACGTGTCGGCACCTTTCAGGTTTTTGCCCACCGCGGCGAAGTTGACCATCTCAAGACCCTCACTGATTATGCCATTCAACGGCACTATCCAGATGCTAGCGGCCCGATGGACTTGCTGCGCGCGGTTTGTGCAGCGCAGGCCGATCTGGTGACGCGCTGGATGTCTGTCGGCTTTATCCATGGCGTTATGAACACCGATAATTGCGCCATCTCCGGAGAGACCATCGACTATGGTCCCTGCGCTTTCATGGATGCCTTCGCCCAGAACCGTGTCTTCAGTTCCATCGATGCGCAGGGCCGTTATGCTTTTGGTGAACAGCCCGGTATTGCCGTCTGGAACATGGCGCAACTTGCCACCAGCCTTATCCAGCAGATGGACGACAAAGAAGCCGCCGTCGAGGAGGCCACGGAAATTGTGCACGCCATGCCCCATTTGCTGGAGCAAGGCTGGCTCAAACGCTTTGCCGCGAAGATTGGTATCGACGCACCCAAGGACGGCGACACCGGCCTGATCGAAGAGGTACTGGGTTTGATGCAGACAGACGGCGCAGATTTTGCAAATACGTTCTACGCGCTTTGCAAAGGAGACGCGAAAGATCAGTTTGCAAATCGTGAAGCATATGAAGTTTGGGAAGAAAAATGGAAAGTGAGGTTGAACAGCGCACCAAACGCGCAAGCTGTTATGCAAAGCGCAAACCCTGCAATCATCCCCCGCAACCACCGCATCGAGCAGATGATCGACGCCGCTGTCGCAGGTGACATGGCCCCCTTCGAACGCCTGATGAAAGCGCTTGCCACCCCCTATGACCTGACGGACCCCAACTTGGCACGCCCCCCATCCCAGCAAGAAATCGTGCCTGCTACATTCTGCGGAACCTGA
- a CDS encoding GNAT family N-acetyltransferase: MSAALTLAKPEHLNSIAALCAAFHAEEGITQTDETRRAALEPLLGGSPYGVVYLIGPARAPIGYIVICFGWSVEFGGLDAIVDELYIRPGVRGRGIATEALIALPRALSEGGLRAIHLEVDRDNAAALKLYRRAGFAPREKYMFMSRVL, translated from the coding sequence ATGAGCGCCGCCCTTACGCTAGCGAAGCCCGAGCATCTGAATTCCATCGCAGCCCTGTGCGCGGCTTTTCATGCCGAAGAAGGGATCACCCAGACCGACGAAACGCGACGCGCGGCACTCGAACCTTTGCTGGGTGGCTCGCCTTACGGTGTTGTCTATCTGATCGGCCCTGCGCGTGCGCCTATCGGGTACATTGTGATCTGCTTTGGCTGGTCCGTCGAATTCGGCGGATTGGATGCCATCGTGGACGAGCTTTACATCAGGCCCGGTGTGCGTGGGCGCGGGATTGCAACCGAGGCATTGATCGCTTTGCCTCGCGCACTTTCTGAGGGCGGTCTACGTGCCATCCATCTGGAAGTAGATCGCGATAACGCTGCCGCGCTAAAGCTTTACCGCCGCGCCGGTTTCGCGCCACGCGAAAAATATATGTTCATGTCACGGGTGCTTTGA
- a CDS encoding nucleoside hydrolase, giving the protein MAPRKTIIDTDPGQDDAVAILLALASPEDIDVLGITCVAGNVPLDLTSKNARIVCELAGRTDVPVYAGCDRPLGRDLVTAEHVHGKTGLDGPDLPDPTMPLTDGHAVDFIIETLRAHDAGTITLCPLGPLTNIATAFEKAPDIAARVAEIVLMGGGYFEGGNITPTAEFNIYVDPQAADIVFKSGVPIVVMPLDVTHKALVTKPRNDAFRALDTPVGIAVAQMTDFFERFDKEKYGSAGAPLHDPCVTAYLINPDLFTGRHINVEIETTSELTMGMTVADWWRVTDRAPNALFIGDLDADGFFALLTERLARL; this is encoded by the coding sequence ATGGCACCGCGCAAAACCATTATCGACACAGATCCCGGTCAGGATGATGCGGTCGCAATCCTTCTGGCATTGGCCAGCCCCGAAGATATCGACGTTCTTGGCATCACCTGTGTCGCGGGCAATGTGCCATTGGACCTTACCAGTAAAAATGCCCGTATTGTCTGTGAGTTAGCGGGCAGAACGGATGTGCCTGTATATGCCGGTTGCGACCGGCCACTGGGCCGCGATCTGGTCACGGCCGAGCATGTTCATGGCAAAACCGGTCTGGATGGACCCGACCTGCCGGACCCGACCATGCCACTGACTGATGGACATGCGGTTGATTTTATTATCGAAACACTACGCGCACATGACGCAGGCACGATCACTCTCTGCCCGCTTGGTCCTTTGACAAACATCGCCACAGCGTTTGAAAAAGCCCCCGATATCGCCGCCCGTGTGGCCGAGATTGTGCTTATGGGTGGTGGATATTTCGAGGGTGGAAACATTACACCCACGGCAGAATTCAACATTTACGTCGATCCGCAAGCCGCTGATATCGTATTCAAATCAGGTGTACCCATCGTCGTCATGCCGTTGGACGTAACGCACAAGGCACTTGTGACAAAGCCGCGCAACGATGCGTTCCGCGCGCTCGACACGCCAGTTGGCATCGCCGTGGCGCAAATGACCGATTTTTTCGAACGTTTCGACAAGGAAAAATACGGATCCGCCGGTGCCCCTTTGCATGACCCTTGTGTCACCGCCTATCTGATAAATCCCGATCTTTTCACCGGTCGCCACATCAACGTAGAAATCGAGACCACGTCAGAGCTGACCATGGGCATGACCGTCGCTGACTGGTGGCGGGTAACAGACCGTGCGCCAAATGCGCTCTTTATCGGCGACCTCGACGCCGACGGCTTTTTCGCACTGCTGACCGAACGGTTGGCCCGACTATGA
- the mazG gene encoding nucleoside triphosphate pyrophosphohydrolase → MADDLINDENAGIERLLEIMRRLRDPQTGCPWDIEQDFASIAPYTIEEAYEVADAIARSDWTELEGELGDLLLQSVYHAQMGAEAGHFTFQSVVRNISNKMVARHPHVFGDESREKSAEQQTADWEAIKAAERAGKAQGGALDGVAVGLPALLRAHKLQKRAARVGFDWPDTSDVIAKITEEAAELVEARDTLSQTEVEEEFGDLLFVMANLGRHLGVEPEAALRRTNTKFIRRFEGVEERLAALGKTAADSDLAEMDALWDAVKEAEKAKPANG, encoded by the coding sequence ATGGCCGACGACCTGATAAATGACGAAAACGCAGGCATCGAACGACTGCTTGAAATCATGCGCCGCCTGCGCGATCCGCAGACGGGCTGTCCGTGGGATATAGAGCAGGATTTCGCCTCCATTGCTCCCTATACGATTGAAGAGGCCTATGAGGTCGCTGATGCCATTGCCCGCAGCGATTGGACCGAGCTGGAGGGCGAGCTGGGCGATCTATTGCTGCAATCGGTCTATCACGCCCAGATGGGTGCAGAGGCCGGACATTTCACCTTTCAGTCCGTGGTGCGCAATATCTCAAACAAGATGGTCGCTCGCCACCCGCATGTCTTTGGCGATGAAAGCCGTGAGAAATCCGCAGAACAGCAGACCGCCGACTGGGAGGCGATCAAAGCGGCAGAGCGCGCGGGCAAAGCGCAAGGCGGCGCCTTGGATGGCGTCGCCGTTGGACTGCCGGCCCTGTTACGCGCCCACAAGCTGCAAAAACGCGCCGCCCGCGTCGGCTTTGACTGGCCCGACACCAGCGATGTGATCGCCAAGATCACCGAAGAAGCCGCCGAGCTTGTCGAAGCGCGCGATACCCTGTCCCAGACAGAGGTCGAAGAAGAATTCGGCGATCTTTTGTTTGTCATGGCCAATCTGGGCCGTCATCTCGGGGTTGAACCCGAAGCCGCCCTGCGCCGCACCAACACCAAATTCATACGGCGGTTTGAAGGGGTCGAAGAACGCCTTGCCGCACTGGGTAAAACGGCCGCTGACAGCGATCTGGCAGAAATGGATGCCCTGTGGGACGCAGTCAAAGAAGCGGAAAAGGCGAAACCCGCCAACGGATGA